The following proteins come from a genomic window of Paenibacillus spongiae:
- a CDS encoding enolase C-terminal domain-like protein has translation MKITDIKATTVTVPLEAPLRHSNGAHWGRFVRTIIEVETDEGITGYGEMGGGGESSELAFAGLKRYLVDHDPFQLEELRYKICNPTASLYNNRTQLHAAIEFACLDIMGKKLNQPVYKLLGGKVRDKVPFASYLFYRLPNEKGQGEVRTIEQLIEHCQDLKTKYGFNVHKLKGGVFHPDYELECYKALAAAFPKDKLRYDPNAALSVEESIQFGQAIEHLNNDYYEDPTWGLNGMRRVRSMVRIPTATNTVVVNFEQLAANILDLAVDVILLDTTFWGGIRACIKAAGVCETFQLGVAVHSSGELGIQLATMLHLGAVLPNLSHAADAHYHHLQDDIIVGGKMGYENGAIKVPDGPGLGIEINRDKLAQYAELYRELGGYPYDRDPTRPEWFPLVPNDRWADPN, from the coding sequence ATGAAAATTACAGACATCAAAGCGACGACCGTCACTGTGCCGCTTGAAGCACCGCTTCGCCATAGCAATGGAGCCCACTGGGGCCGCTTTGTTCGGACGATTATCGAAGTAGAGACCGATGAAGGGATTACGGGTTACGGGGAAATGGGCGGAGGCGGAGAAAGCTCGGAGTTGGCATTCGCCGGATTGAAACGTTATCTGGTTGACCATGATCCGTTTCAACTCGAGGAGCTTCGTTATAAGATATGCAATCCGACGGCAAGCCTGTATAATAACCGGACACAACTCCACGCAGCGATTGAATTCGCTTGTCTGGATATTATGGGCAAGAAGCTGAATCAACCGGTATACAAGCTGCTCGGCGGCAAAGTCCGCGATAAGGTTCCTTTTGCCAGCTACCTCTTCTATCGACTGCCGAACGAGAAGGGGCAAGGGGAAGTGCGGACGATTGAACAGCTAATCGAGCACTGCCAAGATCTGAAAACCAAATACGGTTTTAACGTTCATAAGCTGAAAGGCGGCGTGTTCCATCCTGATTACGAGTTGGAATGTTATAAGGCGCTTGCTGCTGCGTTCCCGAAGGATAAGCTCAGGTATGATCCAAACGCTGCACTAAGTGTAGAGGAATCGATCCAGTTCGGGCAAGCGATCGAGCATCTGAACAACGACTATTACGAAGATCCGACATGGGGCTTAAATGGCATGCGCAGGGTTCGCTCGATGGTCCGTATTCCTACGGCCACGAACACCGTTGTCGTTAACTTCGAGCAGCTAGCGGCGAATATTCTGGATTTGGCGGTAGACGTTATTCTGCTGGATACGACATTCTGGGGCGGCATTCGCGCCTGCATCAAGGCTGCAGGCGTATGCGAGACGTTCCAATTGGGCGTTGCTGTCCATTCTTCGGGCGAGTTGGGAATTCAATTGGCTACGATGCTGCATCTCGGAGCTGTATTGCCTAACCTGTCGCATGCGGCAGACGCGCACTACCATCATCTGCAGGACGATATCATTGTCGGCGGCAAAATGGGTTACGAGAACGGAGCGATCAAAGTGCCGGATGGACCGGGACTTGGCATCGAGATTAACAGGGATAAGCTGGCTCAATATGCGGAGCTGTATCGCGAGCTCGGCGGTTATCCGTATGACCGCGATCCGACGAGGCCGGAATGGTTCCCGCTCGTGCCGAACGACCGTTGGGCGGATCCAAACTAA
- a CDS encoding SDR family NAD(P)-dependent oxidoreductase encodes MDASEFAGKVAVVTGGTKGIGFGAARRLAQGGASVLMCGIDQMECDQAANSLRAEGVEASAFCADVRHSDQVRQLMEQAVILYGGIDILVNSAGVQRYGDVVDTPEEVWDEVIDTNLKGIFLACKHALPEMRKRSGGSVVNVSSVQAFASQKGVAAYTASKGAINAMTRAMALDHAGENIRFNAVCPASVDTPMLRWAADGFKEDKTVNQMIDSWGQMHPLHRVAKIEEVAELIAFLASSRASFITGGEYKIDGGMTAALGVHLPE; translated from the coding sequence ATGGACGCTTCCGAATTTGCAGGTAAAGTCGCCGTTGTAACCGGCGGGACCAAAGGCATCGGATTCGGTGCGGCTAGACGATTGGCGCAAGGCGGAGCATCTGTGCTAATGTGCGGCATCGATCAGATGGAATGTGATCAAGCGGCGAACAGCCTGAGAGCGGAAGGGGTTGAAGCTTCGGCATTCTGCGCGGATGTGCGGCATTCCGATCAAGTTCGTCAACTCATGGAGCAAGCTGTGATCTTATACGGCGGCATTGATATTCTGGTGAACAGCGCAGGCGTTCAGCGGTATGGGGATGTCGTGGACACGCCGGAGGAGGTGTGGGATGAGGTCATCGATACCAACCTCAAAGGGATTTTCCTCGCGTGCAAGCACGCGCTGCCCGAGATGCGCAAGCGAAGCGGCGGCAGCGTCGTGAATGTATCGTCCGTTCAAGCATTCGCTTCGCAAAAAGGGGTAGCTGCGTATACCGCCAGCAAAGGTGCGATCAATGCGATGACCCGGGCGATGGCGCTTGATCACGCAGGGGAGAACATCCGCTTTAACGCCGTTTGTCCAGCTTCAGTCGATACGCCGATGCTGCGATGGGCTGCGGATGGATTCAAAGAAGATAAGACGGTCAATCAGATGATCGATAGCTGGGGCCAAATGCATCCTCTTCACCGTGTGGCGAAGATTGAAGAGGTGGCAGAGCTTATCGCTTTTCTAGCAAGCAGCAGGGCGTCGTTCATAACCGGCGGCGAGTACAAAATCGATGGAGGAATGACCGCAGCGCTTGGCGTTCATTTACCAGAATAG
- a CDS encoding GntR family transcriptional regulator: MWIPIQINEQSAEPLYHQIEVQLRALIVSGQLAEGTLLPSIRELAQSVKCSVITIRRVYQDLENEGLLRTRQGTGTFVAKVGDEMRDLHRRSAVIEAIEAAVDAGLRVQCSDEEMMDILRDVLQQKRAAGSNPGGGV, encoded by the coding sequence GTGTGGATACCGATACAGATTAACGAGCAAAGCGCAGAGCCGCTATATCATCAAATCGAGGTTCAACTCCGTGCACTGATCGTGAGCGGACAGCTGGCAGAAGGTACGCTTCTTCCGTCCATCCGGGAGCTGGCCCAGTCGGTGAAGTGCAGTGTCATAACGATCAGGCGGGTATACCAGGATTTGGAGAATGAAGGTTTGCTGCGCACCAGGCAGGGGACCGGTACATTTGTAGCCAAGGTGGGGGACGAGATGAGAGACCTGCATCGCCGAAGTGCCGTTATTGAGGCGATTGAAGCCGCGGTTGATGCCGGGCTGCGCGTGCAATGCTCGGATGAAGAAATGATGGATATTCTGCGGGATGTTCTGCAGCAGAAACGGGCGGCCGGCAGCAACCCGGGGGGAGGCGTATAA
- a CDS encoding ABC transporter ATP-binding protein: protein MNPLKVEKIFKQYGDKTAVNGISFEVAEGEIYGLLGGNGAGKTTTMRMVLGLIYPDGGTITYHGKPYTVQQLKGLGYLPEERGLYPKVKVSDQIHYLAQLRGMSRKDADRSLKRWLDRFGVPEYYNKKVEELSKGNQQKIQFIAAVIHQPKIIIMDEAFSGLDPVNVELLKSTVKELRDGGTSILFSTHRMEHVEELCRNITILHKSNPVLQGNLKAIKKQFPRERVMLGTGSEVSGLESIPGVTKIIRHENGYELFIDREDAGRPILELAMAQTEIQRFEVMEPTLNEIFIKTVGESHE from the coding sequence ATGAATCCATTGAAGGTCGAGAAAATTTTTAAGCAGTATGGCGACAAGACGGCAGTGAACGGCATCAGCTTTGAAGTGGCGGAGGGCGAAATTTACGGACTGCTCGGCGGCAACGGTGCAGGCAAGACAACAACGATGCGCATGGTGCTAGGCCTGATCTATCCGGACGGCGGTACGATTACTTATCATGGCAAGCCGTACACCGTACAGCAGCTAAAGGGGCTCGGATACCTTCCGGAAGAGCGCGGGCTGTATCCGAAGGTCAAGGTGAGTGATCAGATCCATTACTTGGCTCAGCTTCGTGGGATGTCCCGCAAGGATGCGGACCGCAGCCTGAAGCGCTGGCTGGACCGGTTCGGCGTACCGGAATATTACAACAAGAAGGTTGAAGAGCTGTCCAAGGGCAACCAGCAGAAAATTCAATTCATCGCGGCGGTCATTCATCAGCCGAAGATCATTATTATGGATGAAGCGTTCAGCGGACTCGACCCGGTCAATGTGGAGCTGCTGAAATCGACGGTCAAGGAGCTGCGTGACGGAGGAACAAGCATCTTGTTCTCGACTCACCGCATGGAGCATGTCGAGGAGCTGTGCCGCAACATCACCATTCTGCACAAGTCCAACCCGGTGCTGCAGGGCAATCTGAAGGCAATCAAGAAGCAGTTCCCGCGCGAGCGCGTCATGCTCGGCACAGGCAGTGAAGTGTCCGGTCTGGAGTCCATCCCGGGCGTAACGAAGATCATTCGTCACGAGAACGGCTACGAGTTGTTTATCGATCGCGAGGATGCAGGACGGCCGATTCTCGAGCTGGCTATGGCGCAGACGGAAATTCAGCGGTTTGAAGTGATGGAGCCGACGCTCAATGAAATCTTTATTAAAACGGTAGGTGAGAGCCATGAATAA
- a CDS encoding ABC transporter ATP-binding protein encodes MEPMVIEVRGLLQKRKHFQLGPVDLQIPQGYVTAIVGPNGSGKSSLFRMMLDQAKPDAGEIELFGLQVGGDDIAMKQRIGYVPEQAIDIDDNLKAEQKAAFISQWYPSWDLNRYQELLRRFEVDTSLKLNKMSKGMRRKFDLAVAMAHNPDLLLLDEPSSGLDPIAWKTMIDAIHRYMERGDRAVLMASHIIDEVKRLADYIVFIVHGRVLGMFEKDSLLESWYSYYIDTSEGTANWKAMPGYRSAEPNGGSLYKVITSEAADAERWCGETGVRISGRQKLELDDILTVLIEQERLRIRS; translated from the coding sequence ATGGAGCCGATGGTTATAGAAGTACGAGGTTTGCTGCAGAAACGAAAGCATTTTCAGCTGGGGCCTGTCGATTTGCAAATTCCGCAGGGCTATGTGACGGCAATCGTCGGTCCGAACGGCTCGGGGAAGAGCTCGCTGTTTCGAATGATGCTCGACCAAGCCAAACCGGATGCAGGTGAAATTGAACTATTCGGACTGCAGGTCGGCGGCGATGATATCGCGATGAAGCAGCGGATCGGTTATGTGCCTGAGCAAGCGATTGATATCGATGATAATCTGAAGGCGGAACAGAAGGCGGCGTTCATCAGCCAATGGTATCCGAGCTGGGACCTTAACCGCTATCAGGAGCTGCTGCGGCGGTTCGAGGTGGATACGTCGCTGAAGCTTAACAAGATGTCCAAGGGAATGCGGAGGAAGTTCGATCTGGCGGTTGCGATGGCGCATAATCCGGATTTGCTGCTGCTCGACGAACCTTCTTCCGGACTCGATCCGATCGCCTGGAAGACGATGATCGACGCCATACACCGGTACATGGAACGCGGCGATCGAGCCGTGCTGATGGCATCGCATATTATCGATGAGGTGAAACGGCTGGCGGACTACATCGTTTTCATCGTCCATGGCCGGGTACTCGGAATGTTCGAGAAGGACTCGCTGCTCGAATCATGGTATTCCTATTACATCGACACGAGCGAGGGCACTGCGAATTGGAAGGCTATGCCGGGTTATCGGAGCGCTGAACCGAATGGCGGCAGCTTGTACAAAGTCATTACCAGCGAAGCGGCGGATGCGGAGAGATGGTGCGGTGAAACCGGCGTGCGGATATCAGGCAGGCAGAAGCTGGAACTGGACGACATTCTAACCGTACTAATCGAGCAGGAGAGATTACGCATTCGTTCTTAA
- a CDS encoding ABC transporter permease has protein sequence MNNNFWTVVGFTVRNKFKGKAFLITTLIIAVIISIGINLPYIISQFSSGEDEPTSIGYVETKEDVTSSTMFNGARIAAMLNEHYSAQEKAELKLVPFADTGSTEGNEKELKKAIVDGKIDGYIEFEENKEVGFPNVVYKSEKLMESSVTHSLQAGLTAVKSKGVLQDAGLTEEQTKLLMSPVDIDSVQITTSEGAGSIGQGKTPSQQAMDMGLVYVIIILLFMAIMITGQLIASEITAEKSSRVMEILITSVSPLKSMFGKIFGMFIVGLTQIIAYVAVIVINMMLPHNAEPLAELNIRLSDIDPFVLVYALIFYLAGYFLFATLFAAVGSIVSRTEDLGQAVLPITMVALAGFYICMFGGLNNPDSMLMKVSSFIPLFSPYAMVVRLGLSDPPLWQVWASIIILLVTIYVAGWISARIYRAGVLMYGKRPSFKELRKAMKAYKA, from the coding sequence ATGAATAATAATTTTTGGACAGTCGTCGGGTTTACGGTCCGCAACAAATTCAAAGGAAAAGCCTTCCTGATCACGACCTTGATTATTGCAGTTATCATTAGTATCGGTATTAATCTCCCTTATATCATTTCGCAGTTCAGCAGCGGAGAAGATGAGCCGACCTCGATCGGCTATGTGGAAACGAAGGAAGACGTAACAAGCTCTACGATGTTCAATGGCGCTCGTATCGCGGCGATGCTGAACGAACATTACAGCGCGCAGGAGAAAGCGGAGCTGAAGCTCGTGCCGTTCGCGGATACAGGATCTACCGAAGGCAACGAGAAGGAGCTTAAGAAGGCGATTGTAGACGGCAAAATCGATGGCTATATTGAGTTCGAAGAAAATAAAGAAGTGGGCTTCCCGAATGTAGTTTACAAGTCGGAGAAGCTGATGGAAAGCAGTGTCACGCATTCCTTGCAAGCCGGGCTGACAGCCGTGAAGTCGAAGGGCGTATTGCAGGATGCGGGCCTGACCGAAGAGCAGACTAAGCTGTTGATGTCGCCTGTTGATATCGATTCGGTTCAGATTACGACATCCGAAGGCGCCGGCTCGATCGGCCAAGGCAAGACGCCGTCTCAGCAGGCGATGGATATGGGACTGGTCTATGTCATCATCATTCTGCTATTCATGGCCATTATGATCACCGGCCAGCTGATCGCCAGCGAGATTACAGCGGAGAAGAGCTCCCGCGTGATGGAAATTCTGATCACAAGCGTATCGCCGCTCAAGAGCATGTTCGGCAAAATCTTCGGCATGTTCATCGTCGGATTGACCCAGATTATCGCTTACGTTGCGGTTATCGTGATCAACATGATGCTGCCGCATAATGCGGAGCCGCTGGCGGAGCTGAATATCCGGTTAAGCGATATCGATCCGTTCGTGCTCGTATACGCGCTTATCTTCTATCTGGCAGGTTACTTCCTGTTTGCGACGCTGTTCGCGGCGGTTGGCTCGATCGTCAGCCGTACCGAGGATCTCGGTCAAGCGGTCCTTCCGATTACGATGGTCGCTCTCGCCGGCTTCTACATCTGTATGTTCGGCGGCCTGAACAATCCGGACTCGATGCTAATGAAAGTTTCGTCGTTCATCCCGCTCTTCTCGCCTTATGCAATGGTCGTTCGTCTGGGACTATCCGATCCGCCGCTATGGCAAGTGTGGGCATCGATTATTATTCTGCTCGTCACAATCTATGTTGCAGGCTGGATTTCCGCCCGCATCTACCGCGCAGGCGTCTTGATGTACGGCAAGCGCCCGTCCTTCAAGGAGCTGCGTAAGGCGATGAAAGCTTACAAGGCATAG
- a CDS encoding aldose 1-epimerase, with translation MTIYRHQRNYGCRIHDQYTYLGMRVLVLENEKVRISLLPDKGTEIFEFLYKPVDLDFMWLTENGVHNPNSYLPTSPDPISTFIDYYAGGWQEVFPNGGSTSSYLGARFGQHGEVAHMPWDVEVLEDSADRIRVLFRVRTKKVPFELRKTLTLQSDSSTLRIEEELENLSDLPLRFMWGHHIAFGKPFLEPGCRINLPEGLTVLTEERSLQAINLGRVRRGDVHEWPVAADEQGAAVDLSILPARDARSDIVYVTGFEKSRAWYEVENGRRGMGIRVEWDASRLPYLWYWQEFGETKTYPWYGRHYNVGLEPFSGYPTHGIEKALENESAGSIGPSQTISSWLTAAPYPLNEK, from the coding sequence ATGACCATTTACCGTCACCAACGTAATTACGGATGCCGCATTCATGATCAATATACCTATTTGGGCATGCGCGTACTTGTTTTGGAGAATGAGAAGGTAAGGATCTCTCTACTTCCGGACAAAGGTACCGAAATATTCGAATTTTTGTATAAGCCAGTCGATCTGGACTTCATGTGGCTAACTGAGAACGGTGTACATAATCCGAATTCTTATTTGCCGACCTCACCCGATCCGATCTCCACGTTTATTGACTATTACGCAGGTGGGTGGCAGGAAGTTTTCCCGAATGGCGGGTCGACTAGCTCTTATTTAGGAGCCCGGTTTGGTCAGCATGGGGAAGTTGCTCATATGCCTTGGGATGTCGAGGTGTTGGAGGATTCAGCGGATCGGATTCGCGTATTGTTCCGAGTTCGGACGAAGAAGGTTCCTTTTGAATTACGCAAAACGCTGACACTGCAATCGGATTCATCGACTCTTCGCATCGAAGAAGAGCTTGAGAATTTAAGCGACCTGCCTCTGCGATTCATGTGGGGTCACCATATTGCGTTCGGCAAACCGTTCTTGGAGCCGGGCTGCAGAATTAATCTTCCAGAGGGCTTAACCGTCTTAACGGAAGAGCGAAGCTTGCAAGCTATAAATCTTGGCAGGGTGAGGCGCGGCGATGTCCATGAATGGCCTGTAGCGGCGGATGAGCAAGGTGCTGCGGTTGATTTGTCCATTCTGCCCGCACGCGATGCACGGTCGGATATTGTTTATGTAACCGGTTTCGAGAAAAGTCGGGCATGGTATGAAGTGGAAAATGGGCGAAGGGGTATGGGCATTCGCGTAGAGTGGGATGCGTCTCGGCTGCCTTACTTATGGTATTGGCAAGAGTTTGGGGAAACAAAAACTTATCCTTGGTACGGTCGGCACTATAACGTCGGGCTGGAGCCGTTTAGCGGGTACCCAACCCATGGTATCGAGAAGGCGCTTGAAAATGAATCGGCCGGCAGCATCGGTCCCAGCCAGACAATCAGCTCTTGGCTAACCGCGGCACCATACCCGCTGAATGAAAAATAA